The following proteins are encoded in a genomic region of Vulpes vulpes isolate BD-2025 chromosome X, VulVul3, whole genome shotgun sequence:
- the UBQLN2 gene encoding ubiquilin-2, giving the protein MAENGESSGPPRPSRGPAAAQGPASAPAEPKIIKVTVKTPKEKEEFAVPENSSVQQFKEAISKRFKSQTDQLVLIFAGKILKDQDTLIQHGIHDGLTVHLVIKSQNRPQGQSTQPSNAAGTNTTSASTPRSNSTSVSTNSNPFGLGSLGGLAGLSSLGLSSTNFSELQNQMQQQLLSSPEMMIQIMENPFVQSMLSNPDLMRQLIMANPQMQQLIQRNPEISHLLNNPDIMRQTLEIARNPAMMQEMMRNQDLALSNLESIPGGYNALRRMYTDIQEPMLNAAQEQFGGNPFASVGSSSTSGEGTQPSRTENRDPLPNPWAPPPATQSSATTSTTSSSGSGSGSSSSSATGNTVAAANYVASIFSTPGMQSLLQQITENPQLIQNMLSAPYMRSMMQSLSQNPDLAAQMMLNSPVFTANPQLQEQMRPQLPAFLQQMQNPDTLSAMSNPRAMQALMQIQQGLQTLATEAPGLIPSFTPGVGVGVLGTAIGPVGPVTPIGPIGPIVPFTPIGPIGPIGPTGPAGPGSTGSGGPPGPTVSSSTPTETTSPTSESGPNQQFIQQMVQALAGASPPQLPNPEVRFQQQLEQLNAMGFLNREANLQALIATGGDINAAIERLLGSQPS; this is encoded by the coding sequence ATGGCTGAGAACGGCGAGAGTagcggccccccgcgcccctcccgcgGCCCTGCCGCGGCCCAAGGCCCTGCCTCTGCCCCGGCCGAGCCCAAAATCATCAAAGTTACTGTGAAGACCCCCAAAGAGAAAGAGGAGTTCGCGGTGCCCGAGAATAGCTCAGTCCAGCAGTTTAAGGAAGCGATTTCAAAACGCTTCAAATCCCAAACCGACCAGCTAGTGTTGATTTTTGCcggaaaaatcttaaaagatcaaGATACCTTGATTCAGCATGGCATCCATGATGGACTGACTGTTCATCTTGTAATTAAAAGCCAGAACCGACCTCAGGGCCAGTCCACACAGCCTAGTAATGCCGCGGGAACTAATACTACCTCCGCGTCGACTCCCAGGAGTAACTCCACATCTGTTTCCACAAATAGCAACCCGTTTGGGCTGGGGAGCTTAGGAGGACTTGCAGGCCTTAGCAGCCTAGGCTTGAGCTCGACCAACTTCTCTGAGCTCCAGAACCAGATGCAGCAACAGCTCCTGTCCAGCCCTGAGATGATGATTCAAATCATGGAAAATCCCTTTGTTCAGAGCATGCTTTCAAATCCCGATCTAATGAGGCAGCTCATTATGGCCAATCCACAGATGCAGCAATTGATTCAGAGAAACCCAGAAATCAGTCACCTGCTCAACAACCCAGATATAATGAGACAGACCCTCGAAATTGCCAGGAATCCAGCCATGATGCAAGAGATGATGAGAAATCAAGATTTGGCTCTCAGCAATCTTGAAAGCATCCCAGGTGGCTACAATGCTCTACGACGCATGTACACTGATATTCAAGAACCCATGCTGAATGCTGCACAAGAGCAGTTTGGGGGTAATCCATTTGCCTCGGTGGGAAGCAGTTCCACCTCTGGGGAAGGTACACAACCTTCCCGCACAGAAAATCGAGATCCACTACCCAATCCATGGGCACCACCACCGGCTACCCAGAGTTCTGCAACCACCAGCACAACCTCCAGCAGTGGCAGTGGCTCTGGCAGTAGCTCCAGCAGTGCTACTGGGAACACCGTGGCTGCAGCCAACTATGTTGCCAGCATCTTCAGTACCCCAGGAATGCAGAGCTTGCTGCAACAGATAACTGAAAACCCTCAACTGATCCAGAATATGCTGTCTGCACCCTACATGAGAAGCATGATGCAGTCGCTGAGCCAGAATCCAGATTTAGCTGCACAGATGATGCTGAATAGCCCGGTGTTTACTGCAAATCCTCAGTTGCAGGAGCAGATGCGTCCACAGCTCCCAGCTTTCCTGCAGCAGATGCAGAATCCAGACACACTATCAGCCATGTCAAACCCAAGAGCAATGCAGGCTTTAATGCAGATCCAGCAGGGGCTACAGACATTAGCCACTGAAGCTCCTGGCCTCATTCCAAGCTTCACTCCAGGTGTGGGGGTAGGGGTGCTGGGAACCGCTATAGGCCCTGTAGGCCCAGTTACACCCATAGGCCCCATAGGCCCCATAGTCCCATTTACTCCCATAGGCCCCATTGGGCCCATAGGACCCACCGGCCCTGCAGGCCCTGGCTCTACTGGCTCTGGAGGCCCCCCTGGGCCCACTGTTTCTAGCTCTACACCCACCGAAACCACTAGCCCAACATCAGAATCTGGACCCAACCAGCAGttcattcagcaaatggtgcAGGCTCTGGCTGGGGCAAGTCCTCCACAGCTGCCGAATCCAGAAGTCAGATTTCAGCAACAACTGGAACAGCTCAACGCAATGGGGTTCTTAAACCGTGAGGCAAACTTGCAGGCTCTAATAGCAACAGGAGGCGACATCAATGCTGCCATTGAAAGGCTGCTGGGCTCCCAGCCATCCTAA